The Mixophyes fleayi isolate aMixFle1 chromosome 1, aMixFle1.hap1, whole genome shotgun sequence genome includes a region encoding these proteins:
- the BTF3 gene encoding transcription factor BTF3 codes for MKETIMNQEKLAKLQAQVRIGGKGTARRKKKVVHRTATADDKKLQFSLKKLGVNNISGIEEVNMFTNQGTVIHFNNPKVQASLAANTFTITGHAETKQLTEMLPSILNQLGADSLTSLRRLAEALPKQSVDGKAPLATGEEEDDEVPELVENFDEASKNESGLN; via the exons ATGAAAGaaacaatcatgaatcaagaaaagtTAGCGAAACTGCAAGCACAAGTGCGCATTGGTGGAAAG gGAACAGCCCGCAGAAAGAAGAAGGTTGTCCACAGAACAGCTACTGCTGATGACAAGAAACTACAGTTCTCCCTGAAAAAGCTGGGTGTGAATAACATCTCCGGCATAGAAGAG GTAAACATGTTTACAAACCAAGGAACAGTCATTCACTTCAACAATCCCAAAGTCCAGGCTTCCTTGGCTGCCAATACCTTCACCATTACCGGACATGCTGAAACCAAGCAGCTCACTGAGATGTTACCCAGCATCCTCAACCAGCTAGGAGCCGACAGTCTCACTAGCTTGCGGAGACTCGCAGAGGCCCTGCCAAAACAAT CTGTAGATGGTAAAGCACCACTGGCTACCGGGGAGGAAGAGGATGACGAAGTTCCAG AACTGGTTGAGAACTTTGATGAGGCCTCCAAGAACGAGTCTGGCCTAAACTGA